A window of Plasmodium brasilianum strain Bolivian I chromosome 8, whole genome shotgun sequence contains these coding sequences:
- a CDS encoding activator of Hsp90 ATPase — protein sequence MAGSVWNRNSWHWEEKNYSKWGESYIKYKLNNLKLETEQLSIYFDKFDITGNASVSVRKGKQINSFEYDIKFSWFYLKTTENKECSGGNVEILDFSICSVEDNDYEINVQMNEDKEESRKAYDILRKEGKEKIKNALKGFPSDLLKHDTDESNKETKIKGDEEEKLQNIKTQNNNENERHNIGVNNINNNTDQEKKEGSVWNINNYHWEEKCLTKWAKEELKNILDKTKIELSNNILLEFFCSEVEGEASSSLRKKKKNFNLRFKNDENKYKYNFVFDNTISECMHINHVVKMEAPSKIEKVIDEFISKMRDK from the exons ATGGCCGGGTCTGTGTGGAATAGAAATAGCTGGCATTG ggaggaaaaaaattatagtaaaTGGGGTGAGtcttatattaaatataaattaaataatttaaaacttGAAACGGAGCAGCTGTCTATTTATTTCGATAAATTTGATATAACAGGGAAC GCTAGCGTTTCGGttagaaaaggaaaacaaatTAACTCCTTTGAATATGATATAAAGTTTAGTTggttttatttaaaaacaacagaaaataaagaatgtTCTGGTGGGAATGTAGAAATACTGGACTTCTCAATCTGTTCAGTGGAA GATAATGACTACGAAATTAACGTTCAAATGAACGAAGACAAGGAAGAATCGAGAAAAGCATACGACATACTAAGAAAGgagggaaaagaaaaaataaaaaatgcacTGAAAGGATTTCCATCTGATCTTTTGAAACATGATACAGATGAAT CAAATAAGGAgacaaaaattaaaggagatgaagaagaaaaattgcaaaatataaagacACAAAATAATAACGAAAATGAACGACATAATATAGgggtaaataatataaacaataacACTGAccaagagaaaaaagaagggTCCGTAtggaatattaataattatcacTGGGAGGAAAAATGCTTAACAAAATGGGcaaaagaagaattaaaaaatatattagataaaacaaaaatagaaCTAAGTAATAACATTcttttagaatttttttgttcagaGGTAGAAGGAGAAGCTTCTTCTagtttaagaaaaaaaaaaaaaaattttaatttacgATTTAAAA atgatgaaaataagTACAAGTATAATTTCGTTTTTGATAATACCATTTCCGAATGTATGCACATTAATCATGTGGTGAAAATGGAAGCTCCAAGCAAGATAGAAAAGGTAATAGATGagtttatttcaaaaatgagGGATAAGTAG